The following proteins come from a genomic window of Citrobacter europaeus:
- a CDS encoding VENN motif pre-toxin domain-containing protein, with product MMPTATALDKKLKEMKEALDKATQCSFGRACSADDVGQTEGPNAGNNLTDAEKAEFGGAGSGTPGGWEPQDEENAQNSQKQNITVEDLTSTSSKGPETTGRSKLFERTGGSNAANKEFDALSPTEIKEIPSGRGGKLPDGRTVSDIQRGIQAAVGALQGLAGGDIGAALAGASAPELANIIGHKAGLNEDDIAAKAIAHAILGGAAAAMQGNNAAAGAAGAAAGELAANAILKTMYPGKHASELDESDRQLVSNLATIASGLAGNLAGGDSKSTTTGAQSGKNAVENNSLSGDRAREAAKQAAESLKNQVREKLAESGTVLR from the coding sequence ATGATGCCAACAGCAACGGCCCTGGACAAGAAGCTGAAAGAAATGAAGGAGGCGCTGGATAAAGCGACCCAGTGTTCCTTCGGTCGGGCCTGTTCTGCTGATGATGTAGGGCAGACAGAAGGGCCGAATGCGGGCAATAACCTGACGGATGCTGAGAAGGCTGAATTTGGTGGTGCAGGTTCAGGAACGCCGGGCGGCTGGGAGCCGCAGGATGAGGAGAATGCGCAGAACAGTCAAAAGCAAAATATTACTGTTGAGGATTTAACCTCGACATCATCGAAGGGGCCTGAAACTACAGGGCGTTCAAAACTTTTCGAAAGAACAGGTGGTAGTAATGCTGCTAATAAAGAGTTCGATGCCTTATCTCCCACAGAAATTAAAGAAATACCAAGTGGAAGGGGCGGTAAACTACCCGATGGGCGAACGGTTAGCGATATTCAGCGGGGTATTCAGGCTGCCGTAGGCGCTCTGCAGGGGCTGGCTGGCGGTGATATTGGCGCGGCGCTGGCGGGTGCATCGGCACCGGAGCTTGCCAATATCATAGGCCATAAGGCGGGCCTCAATGAGGATGATATCGCGGCTAAAGCCATCGCGCATGCGATACTGGGCGGTGCTGCGGCGGCTATGCAGGGGAACAATGCAGCAGCCGGAGCGGCTGGTGCAGCGGCAGGAGAGCTTGCTGCGAATGCGATACTGAAAACGATGTATCCGGGCAAGCACGCCAGCGAGCTGGATGAAAGTGACAGGCAGTTAGTCAGCAATCTTGCGACCATCGCATCCGGTCTGGCAGGTAATCTGGCCGGTGGTGATTCGAAAAGCACGACAACGGGTGCGCAGTCTGGTAAAAACGCAGTTGAGAATAACTCGCTCAGTGGTGATCGGGCCCGCGAAGCGGCGAAACAGGCTGCTGAATCCCTGAAAAATCAGGTCAGGGAAAAGCTGGCTGAAAGCGGAACTGTCCTGCGCTGA
- a CDS encoding YmjA family protein, whose product MNNDIPLKYYDIADEYATEAAKSVSDAERDALAHYFQQLITRLMNNEEISEEAQQEMATMAGVDPLRIDDIAEFLNRWGNE is encoded by the coding sequence ATGAACAACGACATTCCGCTAAAATATTATGATATCGCCGACGAGTACGCGACCGAGGCCGCAAAGTCGGTGAGCGATGCCGAACGCGACGCGCTGGCGCATTACTTCCAGCAGTTGATCACTCGTTTGATGAACAACGAAGAGATCAGTGAAGAAGCGCAGCAGGAGATGGCAACCATGGCCGGCGTCGACCCACTGCGTATCGATGATATCGCGGAGTTCCTCAATCGCTGGGGTAACGAGTAG
- a CDS encoding cold shock domain-containing protein produces the protein MNGTITTWFKDKGFGFIKDENGDNRYFHVIKVANPELIKKDAAVTFEPTTNNKGLSAYAVKVIPDSKYIYIAGERLKLTAIKSYLVYSEEVPAETRIDKENAVLSVGVLMNSIRPKSDVKPGEMRTLKKLAITTFQGTTLIFSEDEIDIDETVKLLKV, from the coding sequence ATGAACGGAACAATCACAACGTGGTTTAAAGATAAAGGCTTTGGATTTATCAAAGATGAAAACGGCGACAACCGCTATTTTCATGTGATTAAGGTTGCTAACCCTGAGCTGATCAAGAAAGACGCGGCGGTGACCTTCGAGCCTACCACCAACAACAAAGGCTTGTCTGCCTATGCGGTAAAAGTCATACCAGACAGCAAATATATCTATATCGCAGGCGAGCGTCTGAAGCTCACGGCGATCAAGTCATACCTAGTCTACAGCGAAGAAGTCCCTGCTGAGACTCGTATCGACAAAGAAAATGCGGTGCTGTCTGTTGGCGTGCTGATGAACAGCATCCGACCGAAATCAGACGTCAAGCCTGGCGAAATGCGCACACTGAAAAAACTGGCGATCACCACCTTCCAGGGGACGACGCTGATTTTCTCGGAAGATGAAATCGATATCGACGAGACGGTGAAACTGCTTAAGGTCTGA
- a CDS encoding VOC family protein yields MNKKCLGYISIVVDDYDRAIDYYTNKLGFTLIEDTPQPGKRWVVVSPNPDSDCHLLLSRAANEIQEAFIGNQCGGRVFLFLQTDDFWHDYNAMKLAGVQFCEAPREEEYGTVVVFEDLYGNRWDLLQRK; encoded by the coding sequence ATGAATAAAAAATGTCTGGGATATATTTCGATTGTTGTCGATGATTACGACAGAGCTATCGATTACTACACAAATAAGCTCGGCTTTACCCTGATTGAAGATACTCCGCAACCGGGGAAACGTTGGGTTGTGGTATCACCGAACCCCGACAGTGACTGTCATTTGTTACTTTCCAGAGCGGCTAATGAGATTCAGGAAGCATTCATCGGTAACCAATGTGGCGGACGCGTATTCCTGTTTCTGCAAACCGATGATTTTTGGCATGATTACAATGCAATGAAGTTGGCTGGCGTTCAGTTTTGCGAAGCCCCCAGAGAAGAAGAATACGGTACCGTTGTTGTTTTTGAGGACCTCTATGGTAATCGATGGGATTTATTACAGAGAAAGTAA
- a CDS encoding antibiotic biosynthesis monooxygenase yields the protein MLKVIAEDFIKPEFIETVLPLYRELISATKKEPQCIAYDLYIDEKDPGHFVFIEEWPNHAALDEHCASEHFRRLVPLIDQYSRQEARYILMDDVVNPTVA from the coding sequence ATGTTAAAGGTCATTGCCGAAGATTTCATCAAACCTGAGTTCATTGAAACCGTTCTCCCTTTGTATCGTGAGCTAATATCGGCAACGAAGAAAGAACCGCAGTGCATTGCATATGACCTCTATATTGATGAAAAAGATCCGGGCCATTTTGTTTTTATCGAAGAATGGCCAAACCACGCGGCTCTCGATGAACATTGTGCCAGCGAACATTTCCGACGACTTGTACCGTTAATCGATCAATACTCACGCCAGGAAGCACGTTACATACTGATGGATGACGTGGTAAATCCGACTGTTGCTTAA
- the mmuP gene encoding S-methylmethionine permease, with protein sequence MQTTQQNAPLKRTMKTRHLIMLSLGGVIGTGLFFNTGYIISTTGAAGTLLAYLIGALVVWLVMQCLGELSVAMPETGAFHVYAARYLGPATGYTVAWLYWLTWTVALGSSFTAAGFCMQYWFPQVPVWVWCVLFCVIIFGLNVISTRFFAEGEFWFSLVKVVTIIAFIILGGAAIFGFIPMQDGSPAPGLSNITAEGWFPHGGLPILMTMVAVNFAFSGTELIGIAAGETENPRKVIPVAIRTTIARLIIFFIGTVFVLAALIPMQQAGVEKSPFVLVFEKVGIPYAADIFNFVILTAILSAANSGLYASGRMLWSLSNERTLPACFARVTKNGVPLTALSVSMLGGVLALFSSVVAPDTVFVALSAISGFAVVAVWLSICASHFVFRRRHLQQGKALSELHYRAPWYPLVPVLGFVLCLVACVGLAFDPAQRIALWCGLPFVAVCYGAYFLTQPRNAKQEPEHVAE encoded by the coding sequence ATGCAAACAACACAACAAAATGCGCCACTGAAGCGCACAATGAAAACGCGTCACCTGATTATGCTCTCCTTAGGCGGCGTGATTGGCACAGGGTTATTCTTTAATACCGGGTACATCATCTCCACCACCGGAGCGGCGGGAACGCTGCTGGCCTATCTGATTGGTGCGCTGGTGGTCTGGCTGGTTATGCAGTGTCTGGGCGAACTGTCGGTGGCGATGCCGGAGACGGGGGCGTTTCACGTCTATGCTGCGCGCTATCTTGGCCCGGCAACGGGGTATACCGTGGCCTGGCTTTACTGGCTGACCTGGACCGTGGCGCTGGGTTCGAGTTTTACCGCCGCCGGATTTTGTATGCAGTACTGGTTTCCACAGGTGCCGGTATGGGTTTGGTGTGTGTTGTTCTGCGTGATTATTTTTGGCCTGAACGTTATCTCCACGCGCTTTTTTGCCGAAGGGGAGTTCTGGTTCTCGCTGGTAAAAGTTGTCACTATCATCGCCTTTATCATCCTCGGTGGGGCGGCGATTTTCGGTTTTATCCCGATGCAGGATGGTTCCCCCGCGCCGGGGCTGAGTAACATCACGGCAGAAGGCTGGTTCCCGCACGGCGGCTTACCGATCCTGATGACTATGGTGGCAGTGAACTTTGCTTTTTCGGGCACCGAGCTTATCGGCATTGCCGCGGGTGAAACAGAAAACCCGCGCAAGGTTATCCCGGTGGCGATTCGTACCACCATCGCGCGGCTGATTATTTTCTTTATTGGCACCGTGTTTGTGCTGGCAGCGCTGATCCCGATGCAGCAGGCGGGCGTGGAGAAAAGCCCGTTTGTGCTGGTGTTTGAGAAAGTAGGGATTCCGTACGCCGCCGATATTTTTAACTTCGTGATTCTGACGGCCATCCTGTCTGCGGCGAACTCCGGGCTGTACGCTTCCGGGCGCATGCTGTGGTCGCTGTCGAATGAACGTACGCTGCCAGCCTGTTTTGCCCGAGTGACGAAAAACGGTGTGCCGCTGACGGCACTGTCGGTCAGTATGCTCGGCGGCGTGCTGGCGTTGTTTTCCAGTGTGGTGGCTCCGGATACGGTATTTGTTGCGCTGTCGGCAATCTCCGGATTTGCGGTGGTGGCGGTGTGGCTGAGCATATGCGCCTCGCATTTTGTTTTTCGCCGCCGTCATCTGCAACAAGGTAAGGCATTGAGTGAATTACATTATCGTGCGCCGTGGTATCCGCTGGTGCCGGTATTAGGTTTTGTGCTGTGCCTGGTGGCCTGTGTAGGGCTGGCATTCGATCCAGCGCAGAGAATTGCGTTGTGGTGCGGGTTACCGTTTGTCGCGGTGTGCTATGGTGCTTATTTCCTTACTCAACCCCGTAACGCAAAACAGGAGCCAGAACATGTCGCAGAATAA
- the mmuM gene encoding homocysteine S-methyltransferase: MSQNNPLRALLDKQDVLLLDGAMATELEARGCNLADSLWSAKVLVENPELIREVHLDYYRAGAQCAITASYQATPAGFAARGLDEAQSKALIGKSVELARKAREAYLAENPQAGTLLVAGSVGPYGAYLADGSEYRGDYQCSAEAFQAFHRPRVEALLDAGADLLACETLPNFAEIRALAELLTAYPRARAWFSFTLRDSEHLSDGTPLCDVVAFLEQYPQVVALGINCIALENTTAALQYLHSLTTLPLVVYPNSGEHYDAVSKTWHHHGEHCAQLADYLPQWQAAGARLIGGCCRTTPADIAALKARS, from the coding sequence ATGTCGCAGAATAATCCGTTACGCGCTCTCCTTGATAAACAGGATGTCCTGTTGCTGGATGGCGCGATGGCGACGGAGCTGGAAGCGCGAGGGTGTAACTTAGCCGACAGCCTGTGGTCAGCCAAAGTGCTGGTAGAAAACCCGGAGCTTATCCGCGAAGTTCATCTTGACTATTACCGGGCGGGGGCGCAATGCGCGATCACCGCCAGCTATCAGGCGACGCCGGCGGGCTTTGCCGCGCGAGGTCTGGATGAAGCGCAGTCGAAAGCGCTGATTGGCAAAAGCGTGGAGTTGGCGCGTAAAGCCCGTGAAGCATATCTGGCAGAGAACCCGCAGGCGGGCACGCTGCTGGTGGCGGGATCCGTCGGGCCTTACGGCGCGTATCTGGCGGATGGCTCTGAATACCGTGGCGATTATCAGTGCAGCGCCGAGGCGTTCCAGGCGTTTCATCGCCCGCGCGTGGAAGCCTTGCTGGATGCCGGGGCCGATCTGCTGGCCTGTGAAACCCTGCCAAATTTTGCCGAAATTCGCGCACTGGCTGAGTTGTTGACCGCGTATCCGCGTGCGCGGGCATGGTTCTCGTTTACCCTGCGCGACAGCGAGCACCTGAGCGACGGTACGCCGCTGTGCGACGTGGTCGCTTTCCTTGAGCAATATCCGCAGGTGGTGGCGTTAGGCATTAACTGCATTGCGCTGGAGAACACCACTGCCGCGTTGCAGTATTTACACAGCTTAACGACGCTGCCGCTGGTGGTGTATCCGAACTCGGGCGAGCATTACGATGCGGTGAGCAAAACCTGGCACCATCACGGTGAGCATTGCGCGCAGCTGGCGGATTATCTGCCGCAGTGGCAGGCCGCAGGCGCAAGGTTGATTGGCGGATGCTGTCGCACCACGCCTGCGGATATTGCCGCGCTAAAAGCGCGAAGCTGA